In Carettochelys insculpta isolate YL-2023 chromosome 11, ASM3395843v1, whole genome shotgun sequence, a genomic segment contains:
- the VGLL4 gene encoding transcription cofactor vestigial-like protein 4 isoform X3, with translation MIKVRSKTANGDYRKEHRDRSRSPIERAAAPTTNFRVSHPYVSIPSLTDQPLALTKNSMDATRTVSIMPTLTSVERQQNRPSVITCASANNRNCNLSHCPIAHSSCGSAGPASYRRPSSTTTACDPVVEEHFRRSLGKNYKEPEPVANSVSITGSVDDHFAKALGDTWLQIKAAKDGVSSSPESASRRGQSSPSSHMVNHNHSPSVVS, from the exons AAGCAAGACTGCCAACGGGGATTATCGAAAAGAGCACAGAGACAGGAGTCGCAGCCCAATAGAACGGGCTGCAGCCCCAACAACGAACTTTCGCGTCAGTCATCCATATGTCTCAATCCCCAGCTTGACTGATCAACCTCTAGCACTGACCAAAAACAGCATGGATGCAACGCGAACAGTCAGCATCATGCCTACACTCACCTCCGTGGAACGGCAGCAG AACCGTCCATCTGTAATCACGTGTGCCTCTGCAAACAACCGTAACTGTAACCTCTCTCACTGTCCCattgcccacagcagctgtggttCTGCCGGGCCAGCCAGTTATAGAAGACCATCTAGCA CTACCACTGCCTGCGATCCGGTGGTGGAAGAGCACTTCCGCAGAAGCCTGGGCAAGAATTACAAGGAGCCCGAGCCAGTGGCAAACTCGGTGTCTATCACGGGATCTGTTGATGACCACTTTGCCAAAGCACTTGGGGATACATGGCTTCAGATTAAAGCTGCAAAAGATGGAGTGTCCAGCAGTCCTGAGTCTGCCTCAAGGCGGGGCCAAtcttccccttcttcccacaTGGTCAATCATAATCATTCACCTTCTGTGGTCTCGTGA
- the VGLL4 gene encoding transcription cofactor vestigial-like protein 4 isoform X4 gives MEMERSKTANGDYRKEHRDRSRSPIERAAAPTTNFRVSHPYVSIPSLTDQPLALTKNSMDATRTVSIMPTLTSVERQQNRPSVITCASANNRNCNLSHCPIAHSSCGSAGPASYRRPSSTTTACDPVVEEHFRRSLGKNYKEPEPVANSVSITGSVDDHFAKALGDTWLQIKAAKDGVSSSPESASRRGQSSPSSHMVNHNHSPSVVS, from the exons AAGCAAGACTGCCAACGGGGATTATCGAAAAGAGCACAGAGACAGGAGTCGCAGCCCAATAGAACGGGCTGCAGCCCCAACAACGAACTTTCGCGTCAGTCATCCATATGTCTCAATCCCCAGCTTGACTGATCAACCTCTAGCACTGACCAAAAACAGCATGGATGCAACGCGAACAGTCAGCATCATGCCTACACTCACCTCCGTGGAACGGCAGCAG AACCGTCCATCTGTAATCACGTGTGCCTCTGCAAACAACCGTAACTGTAACCTCTCTCACTGTCCCattgcccacagcagctgtggttCTGCCGGGCCAGCCAGTTATAGAAGACCATCTAGCA CTACCACTGCCTGCGATCCGGTGGTGGAAGAGCACTTCCGCAGAAGCCTGGGCAAGAATTACAAGGAGCCCGAGCCAGTGGCAAACTCGGTGTCTATCACGGGATCTGTTGATGACCACTTTGCCAAAGCACTTGGGGATACATGGCTTCAGATTAAAGCTGCAAAAGATGGAGTGTCCAGCAGTCCTGAGTCTGCCTCAAGGCGGGGCCAAtcttccccttcttcccacaTGGTCAATCATAATCATTCACCTTCTGTGGTCTCGTGA